Proteins found in one Zea mays cultivar B73 chromosome 1, Zm-B73-REFERENCE-NAM-5.0, whole genome shotgun sequence genomic segment:
- the LOC103645417 gene encoding probable cystathionine gamma-synthase 2, translated as MAPSSKLVKTNSLPSHQRSLVQPLGSPRHKRVSALFRAPESSLLQEEFVTAASGEAHHQARARRASDETLAVHAGEKLAGKKDADVGGTGTETDSTATPIVSGTTHWFKSSEDLIAFKEGRRHSFEYGRYSNPTVKVLEEKISALERAEATLVTSSGMNAITTTLLALVPPGGHIVTTTDCYSEARVFIRDRLSMMGAIRSTFVDLDDGMKSLKAVLDENDDVALFYTDSPTNPMLKCVDIRHVAELCHRKGALVCIDSTMASPINQKPLTLGADLVLHSAIKYMAGHHDAIAGCVSGSEALITRIRAWHHHLGGVISPSAAYMVIRGLKTMALRVEAHNSTALRMARMLERHPKIERVHYPGLESSPWHELARTRMSGYGGVVSFELKADLRGTMRFVDALEIPFIATSLGGCESLVQQPAVMSFWGHSEEDKAKNGIKDNLVRFSFGIEKFEDLRDDILQALNKI; from the exons ATGGCTCCGTCCAGCAAGCTAGTCAAGACGAACTCACTCCCGAGCCACCAGCGTAGCCTTGTCCAACCGCTCGGATCTCCCAGGCACAAGCGCGTCTCGGCCTTGTTCCGAGCACCTGAGTCGTCCCTGCTCCAAGAAGAGTTTGTCACCGCCGCCTCCGGTGAAGCTCATCATCAGGCAAGGGCAAGGCGCGCTTCCGACGAGACGCTCGCCGTGCACGCTGGGGAGAAGCTCGCCGGAAAGAAGGACGCGGACGTGGGTGGCACTGGAACAGAGACAGACTCGACGGCCACCCCGATCGTGAGCGGCACAACGCACTGGTTCAAGAGCTCCGAGGACCTCATAGCCTTCAAGGAAGGCCGGCGGCACAGCTTCGAGTATGGGCGGTACAGCAACCCGACGGTGAAGGTGCTGGAGGAGAAGATCAGCGCGCTGGAGAGAGCCGAGGCGACCCTGGTGACGTCCTCCGGCATGAACGCCATCACAACGACGCTCCTCGCCCTCGTCCCGCCCGGCGGCCACATCGTGACCACGACCGACTGCTACAGCGAGGCGCGCGTGTTCATCCGTGACAGGCTCTCCATGATGGGCGCCATCCGGTCGACGTTCGTCGACCTCGACGACGGCATGAAGTCGCTGAAGGCCGTCCTCGACGAGAACGACGACGTGGCCCTCTTCTACACCGACTCCCCGACGAACCCGATGCTCAAGTGCGTGGACATCAGGCACGTGGCTGAGCTGTGTCACCGGAAGGGTGCCCTGGTGTGCATCGACAGCACCATGGCGTCGCCCATCAACCAGAAGCCGCTCACCCTCGGTGCTGACCTTGTCCTCCACTCTGCCATCAAGTACATGGCCGGCCACCACGATGCCATCGCCGGATGCGTCAGCGGTTCAGAGGCGCTCATCACCAGGATACGTGCTTGGCACCATCACCTCGGCGGCGTCATCTCTCCG AGCGCGGCATATATGGTCATCCGTGGGCTCAAAACGATGGCACTCCGCGTCGAGGCACATAACAGCACGGCGCTGCGCATGGCACGCATGCTAGAGCGCCACCCGAAGATCGAGCGGGTGCACTATCCTGGGCTGGAGAGCAGCCCCTGGCATGAGCTTGCAAGGACTCGGATGTCCGGCTACGGAGGCGTTGTCAGCTTCGAGTTGAAGGCGGACTTGCGTGGTACCATGCGTTTTGTCGATGCGCTGGAAATCCCCTTCATCGCGACCTCGCTAGGCGGCTGCGAGAGCCTGGTGCAGCAACCGGCGGTCATGTCGTTCTGGGGCCACAGTGAGGAGGATAAGGCCAAGAACGGGATCAAGGACAACCTTGTAAGGTTCAGTTTTGGAATAGAGAAGTTTGAGGATCTCAGGGATGATATACTTCAAGCACTAAACAAGATTTGA